ATGGATACCTATTCAACAGCATTCACCACAAACTAAAAAACCTGTTTTACGATTGGACATAAGGATTCTATCataccaaaaccaaaagaaaaggaaGGGATCATTAAACTAATGTAAAGGATACCATGAAACTTCATAGTGTGCTAAAAGCCTATAACACTACATATGTTAGACTGACAGCTTTGGTACATACTCAATCTATGTGATTTACTCGCATATCTGGAGCCACAACCTGGAGAATATTACAAATCTAACTCTAAATCTACCCCAATAtctatgtgattttcttgactaTAATTTTTATCAACAAAACGAAAAAGCAAAATTCCTTGTGAATCGCAACATTACAGAAAAATAATACTGCACACTGAAATTCGAACACCGTGACATAAAGAAGATGAGATAATACTGCACACTGCTCATAGAAAGTACAAACCAAGTCGCAGTATTTTGAACTaaattgaaaactataaatagctTTCAAGAAAAACAATGCAACTGCAACTATGCCTCATGAATTACCAAGACAAGATATATTGATGCATCAGAAATTGAGATTAGTTAGCGAAGTAGCCAGAAATCAACTGATATCCCGCCCAACAAAAGAGATGTCAGAACTAATGCCTTTTGTCAAATGGGTTTTTCTAGAGAGTTAAGTTAATCAGCATATAATTGTTATGTCGTTTTGTTTCTCACGAATCTCACCTGAGTGAATTATACAGTGTGCTTTAACTTATACAGTACGAGTTATGCTAATTACACAGTGTGCTAATTATGAGTTATACTAACTATAATTATGAGTAATTGTACAAATTACCTTGACACTACAGTGTGCTTGGtgaaaaatttgcataataacaaTGTAAAAAAACTTTGAGTTATGCTAACATTGGATGTTAATTTGCACTCCCGCACTATAAAGAGCCAAAAGGCAGCAAATATTAGCGGTTCTGGACGTGATGACTGATGACATCTCTTTTTTTCCTACATTTAAAGGTGCAACTCAGACTACAATTTGCTATACCCATGCTCCCTAACTAACTACATAGCCATTTCCTTAATTAGCACAAGAGCAATGGCAATCgatgaaaatgaaataaaaaattggaaCATAGCCATTGCATCAAAGCAACAGTAGAGGTGCCTAACCTCAATTCTCAAACCGCAACCCAACTCATACTGTGCATCTGCATCACCCATGTCTGCAACTTCTGCTAGTGAGCTCCACTGCTGAAAGTAAGTAATCCAaaaagacaaaagaaaaaaaattcaatctcATTCACTTGATTTATTTTTTACAACGATATGCAGTTGAGGGAAAAAAAACCTTACATTTACTCACATGGCTTTACATGACCCAGGTACTTAGTATTCATATGCAGCCTAGCCAGCAGTACCTTGCTTAGGTGTTTGAATTATCCACCTCCAAAGTCAATTCAAAATTTTCTTTGGAGTCTAAATAGTATAACACTGACTAAAACTAATAATATCCTGAAATTGATGTATaaaagaaagtttttttttcttaagtaGAGGATGGAAGTTCAGCTTCATGTAAGCATTCCACCCTTTTGCTATTATCTCCATAGGATTATTATTCCAACTATGTATTTCCCTCTGGAGATTCTATTGTGGAAGAAATCTTGCTTGTTACTGGGTTTCTCTAACTAAGAAATGTCTCAACATTATGAATAACTCAACTAGTAAAATACGACATCTGAATGTGTAGAATAGGCTATCACGGATTGCTGGCAGAACCCTCTCTAAGTACCAAAACGACAAAGAGAGAGGTGATGGATGTCTTCAACAAAATCTTGTCCGGGGTTGGTTCACCTTTATTTCCCTCCTACACCTAATGCTTCATCATTGTAGCTTGCATCTAACACTAATCTTACATGAGGACGTTATTAATCTGTTCCGTGTGATCATAATATTAATAGCTACTGATAATTTACACTGCGAGGATTAACGAAAGAAAGTATTCACTTCAATTGATTTAGAAAGactaaaaaaggaaaaatatgtcTGATTTTGTAATCAAATTCTGAGGATTAACAATTTCTTATTGACAACAACTACATCTTCCTTTTATGATTGAGATCATATACAGACATCCAATGCTTACCTATAGCAACCAAATCAacattttgtttcttttaaatcCGCAGTTCCGCACCATCACTGAAGAAAGATTTCCCTTATTCCCCATCACTTTAGCCTCAAATCTCTACTTCATCCTATCCATTTATTTCAATTCAAATTATAAACCCAAATTCAGTTCCAGGAAGATTGGAGAAATCCAGTTTCAAGAATACTGGTAGACTCATACCTGAACTTTTGCAGTGGAGAAGTAAGAAATGTTGAAATTAACAGAAACATTGATATTTCCGTGTGTGTAATATGTGCAGCACAAGCACCAACAGTGTCAATCAGAGTTGCAATGGCTCCTACACGCCACACCTCCCATCTCTATCCTATATATCATCAAAATCACATCCATAATCAGATTCAATTTAACCAAAAATGAGCTCTAACTCTACGAAATTGAAATGTTTACTTACAGATAAGCTTTCGGGTACTCTGAAATTGCACTAAATCAAGCCATTAAGGACATGAATAGCATAGAGATTTTGAACAGGTTGAGTTTCAATCTCCCGAGATATTTGACCCTTAGCTAGACTTCAAACCAGTCCCTGGCAGACTGGATCGGTGTTGCAATAGCATCATCGTCATTTCCCATACTAGCTTGGATATTCATTGGTTCTGGATCGGAAATGATAATAGTTCGGCTCTGGAGTAGTTTTGTTTATTCTTGTTCATTATCAAGACATCTAAGTCCAGTTTCATTTCAAGTTCAAGGCTATGAGTAACTTGTGGGGCCAGCCAACCGGAGGGTCGTGAAGTGCCCGAAGGGAGAGAGTCCCTTTTATGATCATATACTTCCACCGTCCAAGATTAATTGAGCTATTTGTACAGGGGTTAGccctcgagtgatttcgggggagttgagtgtattttaaatctcagggattttgagagagtttgagagagtgtagggagtttgagagagttttgtgtttttgagttcagcgagtttgggggagtgtagggagtttgagagagtttattagagggagtttgggggagtttgagagagttcactcctaactcattctcttttaagatacaataaacccttatttgcaaataacattgatctttaatcaaaagaaaaaaataaatgaaaatgatcatatctctgtttcaatagtatgttattttgtgcaacgagataatttttttccccttcaatttaacggtctccatacaattctaactccctttgttcacgaacattttcccacatatcatccgctatactctttctccatgcattagcttcttgacgttgttgttcttgagtttgttgtgtcaaaatttcatcgtcatttacaagcgttgatggatggctatcttcctcttcctcgaccggaaaTTCATCTAAACGacattcttttcgtaagaagttgtgtaggcctgcacaagctgtcattatctccgcttgcacctgatacgaaaatggaggttgagacttaaagatcaagaaacgagacttcacaacaccgaaaaatctttcaactacattcctcaaagaagcatgacgcatgttaaataattcttcagcctttttcgcatgattacccgtaccagaaaattctttcaaatgataacgttggccacgAAATGATGTTAAAAaatatcgtcggtttgcaaacccaccatcccccaagtaatatttacctgaataaaacacaaaaagaaaacttcgtcaagtagaacccgaatataacttaaccaaaaaactcaaaacttcacattagataaaagtaaaattactttgcggtattttcagtccatttctttttgtcattgcgtcgttaagtattttcgaatcatgagcagacccttcccatccactaagcacgtatatgaactccaagtcgaagttgcaaaccgctaacacattttgagatgtaattccatgtcgattccgataaacggatgcatttcttttctctaccattgctgggatatgtgtaccgtccatagctccaatgcaatccttaaagtaaggataaaatcgtgtactctcacgaattttaaatggagttgcacttgttggcttagccatcatcctcggagctatagaatttaaagctcgcaacatcctgttgaagtttttactaactgtccaccgagagcgaccaaatgtgtcacgtattgtgcaatatcatgaactttggccaacaacgagtaaaaatgtaccaagcatttcttcaatagaaacacatcttgtatcacataatgatgtagtttctctaatgatacaacatagttttagaaaaatatcagggtacatcctataacttcttcgaaagtcttctgggtcttgatgaaaaactctccttatatagttatatccaaacaaagtaactgggcgtctcattggtctttcaatacgctgactttgtatgtattgcaattgcttgattatatccatcaaccatgaatgcaccgctgaaagtatattaaaaaatatggatagttcaaattcattattgctgcttacctcttcatcgtcactgctttcttcttctgtatcaaaggcttcatcttcactatcagtagataaatccaaatcagacatgttcacctaaaaagatgataaaagtacttttttttattagaatcatcattatttcaaaagcataaaagtatatgtatatagaaaataagcatatagaatataaagttcataaattcaatcataataaccataaagatgtcaacccataaaaattagtagcaatcaatccataacaataagttctcaactaggagaaaagaaaaattaaatactaatagttatgaagaaaaacgatcaaatgttgtaactctaaaagcccataaaacctaatagaaacttgcaaagatgacaggtttatgcttttaactttgaaccaatccacaactttctctcttcaggagtaaaacgtatgaataagttcttcttgtgattgttgtccagcatttcaattactttcagcttatcttccaaagaaatttcattcatgccataaacaagatcccacacttggttatctttcttatccttatcaattctgcgcatttctttttcaattttgcggtcttctttctctttcgcaataagagcatgcattgaatcaatagaagaagcaatcgatgaactgttggcaatcaatttctctagataatcagactgcccagtaggattagttgatgtagaagagtcaccaatgtcacaccttggtcttttctttggtgccgtttttctgacaggaattttctttgtattcatatcttgagtttcatctttatcttgttcatcacttttctctaagccatatcccacgtatgatacgttaaaagcattatcatattgctctcgttgagtataatcaacatcgaagtaatcatcttgttcatcttccttatcacaggttctagcacttgtaccctcatgggtaagatcaattgtaacttttccagaagcacatttattcccaaaaacaataagaaagtcaccatagtctttaccattatcttcccttaagttagtttggtttggatggctctgttaacatacaaaaaataaataaaggataaagcatgaattagaactctgcacaaaatagaagaaaaaaatatcaaatttagttttcgctaagtaacacacacatacctcaaagtaattgttccacatctcgtcggatccagtaatcatcttgttagcatcatcccaaccgaatccagaagtacaaaatttaaacaaatcctggtattgaccaaatatagtcttcagccatctatgtttccctttatagttctcaaaatatttgtcacaaccacatgcttggttaagttttggaagtatctcctcttccactattttcttagtaaaacatccactagtgtctttctttttctcaagtgtagcttctaccaaaagttccaataatttctcagtctctcgagttgtccattgtttgtaattcgtagtcacttccgtttccggttccgtattcttattcttcctaatACTAGACTAATAttagaacttaacaaagcaaggatagtaataacaccaaacagtctaatgtaaacatgataaaaaaatgtgatactagattacacagtactaacacgcagagctacttagccaaattgttaatcaaagaaaatcccttagcaactccttgcaacaaaagcaccgtatgaattggctaaaacacgccaatacggaatgaagtacgccactgtattgaactttgacatatagaatagaagagaagtatgtgtctaaataagaggacttaacaagtgatagtgattctcaatgacacccatgcaaagtatcaagccaattaatgcatgatgacataacaaattatgaagatagctgtaaaggaattctgtttcaccgaaacacagtttcagattgtccaatctttgcagtactaatacttacctgatcctcttgaaatttttaaggtacacttaaaactcaatattccacaacacactcaaaaatcatagcattccaacggttcattaaaaagatacattactcagaacccgactactttcaatacgtgcatacaaaattcagttccggatctctcacactttggtgtacctaaagtaaTCAGAACTTCataaaatttctacagtaggaaactttcatatatacaaacatcatactaaaatttcagctttttccgataagcggagaatgagataaataggaatcagtcccctattcgggatttaaactcagcagaccatagtcatatattgtgcaagctttgcagtagcaaacgtgacctgatccgcgtgaaaattttacttacTTCTATAataaggtaaactacgacatactcaaatttcatcatattccaacggtttaatttaaagatatcattataacaaaagcactgtatgaattggctaaaacacgccaatacggaatgaagtacgccactgtattgaactttggcatatagaatagaatagaagtatgtgtctaaataatatgacttaacaagtgatagtgattctcaatgacacccatgcaaagtagcaagccaattaatgcatgatgacataacaaattatgaagatagctgtaaaggaattctgtttcaccgaaacacagtttcagattgtccaatctttgcagtactaatacttacctgatcctcttgaaatttttacggtacacttacaactcaatattccataacacactcaaaaatcatagcattccaacggttcattaaaaatatacattactcagaacccgactactttcaatacgtgcatacagaattcagtatgtaaccttcatatatatagACATAACTTCATAACttcataacttcatgaaatttctacagtaggtaaccttcatatatacaaacatcatactaaaatttcagatttgtccgataagcggagaatgagataaataggaatcagtcccctattcgggatttaaactcagcagaccatagtcatatattgtgcaatctttgcagtagcaaacgtgacctgatccgcgtgaaaattttactgtacttctataacaaggtaaactacgacatactcaaatttcatcatattccaacggtttaatttaaagatatcattataatcaaatcatgcaatttcttaccaagatcttttgaaccacaaattagggttttgacagagagagagagtacccacaaaaaaaaacaactatacacacaatcaaaataaacaatcgtggatataaaagatatgaaaaacaatcaaaatagtacacaaatcaaactattataaacaatcatggagatcaaagaagaaaaaaaacatacctggaaaaaaacgtttcctcttctttctcctatggttttctacgcaccaaactccttcccaaatctctactcttttgagagatttgctgtgagaccaaaatacactaaaaaatccttcgaactccccaaagaaaccaactccctagtattgtagggttttatgactaacagggagttcaagatctttttttaaactccccagcgactaacaagtg
The nucleotide sequence above comes from Papaver somniferum cultivar HN1 chromosome 8, ASM357369v1, whole genome shotgun sequence. Encoded proteins:
- the LOC113304741 gene encoding uncharacterized protein LOC113304741, whose product is MAKPTSATPFKIRESTRFYPYFKDCIGAMDGTHIPAMVEKRNASVYRNRHGITSQNVLAVCNFDLEFIYVLSGWEGSAHDSKILNDAMTKRNGLKIPQKCRLDEFPVEEEEDSHPSTLVNDDEILTQQTQEQQRQEANAWRKSIADD